From the Actinomadura luzonensis genome, the window GGCGACGGCGGCGGGGACGACGGCCAGGAGCAGCTCCTGACCGGCGGGGAAGACCCGGTGGAAGCCCCACCCGGCGGTCCCGGCGACCGCCGCGACCAGCGCGAGGCCGGCGGCCCGCCGCCACAGCGGCGGGGTGCCGCCGGCGGGAGGGACCATCGGGGGCCCTTGGGCGGCGGAAGGCTGCATCTGGGGCCCCCGGGTGGTGGCCGCCGTCATCGGGAGCCCCAGAGCGGCGGGAGGGCGTCGAGCGTGGTGACGGGCAGCAGGGTCACGCCGGGGACGGCGACCGGCGCCGCGCCCACGTACACGCAGATGACCCGGTCGAAGCGGCGGCGCACGCCCGCGACCCGCCCCGCCTCCGCCGGGTCGGCGGTGACGAGCACGAGCGACCCGCCGCCGCGCGCGAGCCGCAGCGCCTCGCCGACGCCCGCCGCCGTGCCGCCGACGACGGCCAGCCGGTCCAGGACGGCCTCCGCGTCGGGCCTGGCGTCCGGCAGCGGCCCGTCGCCGGTGATCACCCGCACCGGGAACCCGGCGCGGGCGGCGGCGACGGCGACCGAGGCGGCGGCGTCCACGGCCAGCTCGGACAGCTCGCCCCGGGTGTCGAGCACCACGGTCGTGGTGGGCAGGCTGGCGTCGATGAGCTGGCGCACCATGAGCGTGCCGGTGCGGGCGCTCGAGCGCCAGTGCACGTGCCGGAGGTCGTCGCCGACGACGTACTCGCGCAGCGTGTGGAAGGTGACGGTGCCGCTGGGCGCGTTGTCGCTGGTCGGGCCCTCCAGGTGGTGGGCCCGGCCGGACGGGGGCACGGGGAGCGGCACGGTGCGGGGCCGCACCAGCAGCGTCGCCGGGCTGCCGTACGGGCGCACCCGGCGGGTCAGCCCGAACGGGTCGGCCCGGACCACGACGAGCGGCCCGACCGGGATCTCGCCGCGCACGCCGGTGGGCAGCGGGTACGACACGGTGCGGACCCCGTTCCTGGGCAGCCGGGGCAGCTCGACCGTGTGCTCGGCGGCGCCGATGCGGTCCTGGGCGCGCAGGCCGGACAGGCCGCGGCGGCCGAGGTTGGCGACGGTGAGCACGGCCACGGCGGCCTCGCCGCGCGGCACCTTGAGCGGCGTCACCTCGCGCCGGACGTCCAGCCGGGGCCGGGGCGCGGTCCAGGCGAGCGCGGCGGCCAGCGCGAGCAGCCCGCCGGTGGCCAGCACGACGGGCTCGGGGTAGCCGAGGGCGAACCCGGCCGCGTACAGGACGATCGACCCGGCCAGCGTGCCCCACCCGAGCGGGGTGAGCACGCCGCTCCACCGCGCGGCGTCCACTACGCCGCCTGGGGCACCGGCGTCCCGGCGGTGATCTCGCCGAGCACGGCCGCGGCCGTGACGTCGCGCAGCTCGGCGTCGGGCGAGAGGATCAGGCGGTGCGCGATGACCGGGACGGCCAGCGCCTTGACGTCCTCGGGCACCACGTAGTGCCGCCCGGCCGCGGCGGCCTTGACGCGGGCGGCCCGCAGCAGCGCGAGGCTGCCCCGAGGGCTCGCGCCGAGCCGCAGGTGGGGGCTGGTCCTGGTGGCCGCGCACAGCGCCACGACGTAGTCGTAGACCGGGTCGGCGACGTGGATGCGGGAGGCGAAGTCGATCATCCCGGCCACGTCGGAGGCGCGCGCCACCACGGGCAGCCGCTCGACCTGCGGCCCGGTCGGCATGCCCTTGAGCACCTCGACCTCGGAGACGTGGTCGGGGTAGCCGACGGAGATCTTCATCAGGAACCGGTCGAGCTGGGCCTCGGGCAGCGGGTACGTGCCGTCCATGTCCACCGGGTTCTGCGTGGCCACGACGAGGAACGGCCGGGGCACCGGGTGCGGCTCGGCGTCCACCGTGACCCGGCGCTCCTCCATGACCTCCAGCAGCGCGGCCTGCGTCTTCGGGGAGGCGCGGTTGATCTCGTCGGCGAGCACGATGTTGGCGAAGACGGGCCCGTGGTGGAACTCGAACTTCTGGTGCGCCTGGTTGAAGATCGACACGCCGGTGATGTCGCTGGGCAGCAGGTCGGGCGTGAACTGGATGCGCCGCCACTCGGCGTCCACGCTGGCCGCGAGCGAGCGGGCGAGCGTGGTCTTGCCGGTGCCGGGGACGTCCTCGATGAGCAGGTGCCCCTCGGCGAACAGGCAGATCAGCGCCAGCTCGATCGCCTCGTGCTTGCCCCGGATGATCCGCT encodes:
- a CDS encoding DUF58 domain-containing protein; this encodes MDAARWSGVLTPLGWGTLAGSIVLYAAGFALGYPEPVVLATGGLLALAAALAWTAPRPRLDVRREVTPLKVPRGEAAVAVLTVANLGRRGLSGLRAQDRIGAAEHTVELPRLPRNGVRTVSYPLPTGVRGEIPVGPLVVVRADPFGLTRRVRPYGSPATLLVRPRTVPLPVPPSGRAHHLEGPTSDNAPSGTVTFHTLREYVVGDDLRHVHWRSSARTGTLMVRQLIDASLPTTTVVLDTRGELSELAVDAAASVAVAAARAGFPVRVITGDGPLPDARPDAEAVLDRLAVVGGTAAGVGEALRLARGGGSLVLVTADPAEAGRVAGVRRRFDRVICVYVGAAPVAVPGVTLLPVTTLDALPPLWGSR
- a CDS encoding AAA family ATPase, whose amino-acid sequence is MTQYHYESTQYHQEPAAQAYQHQPQELAQQFAQRFQLLAGNIERIIRGKHEAIELALICLFAEGHLLIEDVPGTGKTTLARSLAASVDAEWRRIQFTPDLLPSDITGVSIFNQAHQKFEFHHGPVFANIVLADEINRASPKTQAALLEVMEERRVTVDAEPHPVPRPFLVVATQNPVDMDGTYPLPEAQLDRFLMKISVGYPDHVSEVEVLKGMPTGPQVERLPVVARASDVAGMIDFASRIHVADPVYDYVVALCAATRTSPHLRLGASPRGSLALLRAARVKAAAAGRHYVVPEDVKALAVPVIAHRLILSPDAELRDVTAAAVLGEITAGTPVPQAA